Proteins encoded in a region of the Engystomops pustulosus unplaced genomic scaffold, aEngPut4.maternal MAT_SCAFFOLD_240, whole genome shotgun sequence genome:
- the LOC140110290 gene encoding ubiquitin carboxyl-terminal hydrolase CYLD-like, producing the protein MAQDAREVDDFLMYFILMEKVPVGAQAVEPGQLCCMSEESYLQRVTEPQSPDQSPAQSLSVTAIEMNVMIDVDVNSLHPLSPRKAALLLAIRSPSERLRCFLERGLLEQATQALVGQRVLVEHEQKLYPALIHHVGSTLDSSTLLPPVYFGVELEGEGEGRGNMDGSYKGATFFKCKKNSGLLLPFNKVIFSGAPPADDAGSVPQSGSVNPGDKVSFFVDDSLKSGIVVFSNNLAATGCVEVLPEEAPSCELMKIPLDSIVKEETAAPDHQSPVHDGKCGNPEDPGKVKERPLEVNSLVQIQYKEGELAFGIIRWLGYLPLNEDVMVGVELEEDQGFSDGLWCGHRYFFCPPKRGLFVKLKACQPDTRFLSNRDSTPSSLQSEKPSKDDGPRVRGKVPPLQGAAAVDILEGDMRGIQGHCNSCYMDAALFSLFSCSSVLDSLLFKPSSLPDGKIQQTLREEIVNPLRQNGFVSADSVMNLRCQLMEESQCPSFTTSEKDPEEFLNLIMHRILGADPLLKLQSEGQRVQESYCYQIFIEKQQGMNVPNVQQLLEQSFHHSRLKLAEVPSCFIIQMPRFGKEYKMFSKIVPSLELDVTDLLSDSPRECVVCGTLATHECAECFLGVLLSDSGLKQYCRPCNERVHSHHKRKDHRPAPLKVPEGFHATSGKIPRETLELFAVLSIETSHYVSFVKYGAEKGSWMFFDSMADRFGSEKGYNIPRVTLCPEVATYLAAPLSDLTNHNPRDMKGVAKRLFCDAYMYMYQSKRMALYK; encoded by the exons atgGCCCAGGACGCCCGGGAGGTGGACGACTTCCTCATGTACTTCATCCTGATGGAGAAGGTCCCGGTAGGGGCTCAGGCGGTGGAGCCCGGGCAGCTCTGCTGTATGAGTGAGGAGTCGTATCTCCAGAGGGTAACAGAACCACAGTCCCCGGATCAGTCCCCGGCCCAGTCCCTCAGTGTCACCGCCATCGAGATGAATGTGATGATTGATGTGGACGTCAACTCCCTGCACCCTCTGAGCCCCCGGAAAGCGGCCCTGCTCCTGGCCATCCGCAGCCCCAGCGAGAGGCTCCGCTGCTTCCTGGAGAGGGGTCTTCTGGAGCAGGCCACCCAAGCCCTGGTGGGCCAGAGGGTCCTGGTGGAGCACGAGCAGAAGCTGTACCCAGCCCTCATCCACCATGTGGGCAGCACCCTGGACAGCAGCACCCTGCTGCCCCCCGTCTACTTTGGGGTGGAGCTGGAG GGTGAAGGTGAAGGTCGCGGGAATATGGACGGCTCTTATAAAGGGGCAACGTTCTTCAAATGTAAGAAGAACAGTGGCCTCCTCCTGCCGTTCAATAAGGTTATCTTCTCCGGCGCCCCCCCGGCTGATGATGCGGGGTCGGTCCCTCAGTCCGGATCTGTGAATCCTGGGGACAAGGTGTCCTTCTTTGTGGATGACTCTCTGAAGTCCGGGATCGTGGTCTTCTCCAACAATCTGGCAGCAACGGGCTGTGTGGAGGTCCTGCCG GAGGAGGCTCCGTCCTGTGAGTTGATGAAGATTCCTCTGGATTCTATAGTGAAGGAGGAGACTGCGGCCCCAG ATCATCAGAGCCCGGTGCATGATGGGAAGTGCGGGAATCCGGAGGACCCCGGGAAAGTCAAAGAGAGACCCCTGGAAGTGAACTCCCTGGTGCAGATCCAGTATAAGGAAGGGGAGCTGGCCTTCGGGATTATCCGCTGGTTGGGGTACTTACCTCTGAATGAGGATGTCATGGTCGGAGTGGAGCTG GAAGAAGACCAGGGCTTCAGTGACGGCCTCTGGTGTGGTCACCGCTATTTCTTCTGTCCACCAAAGCGAGGACTTTTTGTGAAGCTGAAAGCCTGTCAGCCGGACACCCGCTTCCTGTCCAATAGAGATTCCACCCCAAGTAGCCTGCAGAGCGAGAAACCCa GTAAAGATGACGGTCCCAGGGTGAGGGGGAAGGTCCCTCCTCTGCAGGGGGCGGCTGCGGTGGATATTTTAGAAGGAGACATGAGGGGGATCCAAGGCCATTGCAATTCATGTTACATGGATGCTGCACTCTTCAG TCTCTTCTCCTGCAGCTCTGTGCTGGATTCGCTCCTCTTCAAACCTTCATCTCTTCCTGATGGAAAAATTCAGCAAACCCTGAGAGAGGAAATAGTCAACCCCCTGCGCCA gaaCGGCTTTGTGTCAGCGGACAGCGTGATGAACCTGCGCTGCCAACTGATGGAGGAGAGTCAGTGCCCCAGCTTCACCACCTCCGAGAAAG ATCCGGAGGAGTTCCTTAACCTCATCATGCACCGAATCCTGGGGGCGGACCCTCTCTTAAAGCTTCA ATCTGAGGGTCAGAGGGTGCAGGAAAGTTACTGCTACCAGATCTTCATAGAGAAACAGCAGGGGATGAACGTGCCCAACGTGCAGCAGCTCCTCGAGCAATCGTTCCATCACTCCCGACTCAAGCTGGCCGAG GTCCCCTCCTGCTTTATCATCCAGATGCCGCGGTTTGGGAAGGAATATAAGATGTTCAGTAAGATTGTCCCGTCTCTAGAGTTGGACGTCACGGATCTTCTGTCTGATA GTCCCCGGGAGTGTGTGGTGTGCGGGACCCTGGCCACCCATGAATGTGCCGAGTGCTTCCTGGGTGTTCTCCTCTCGGACAGCGGCCTGAAGCAGTACTGCCGACCCTGCAATGAGCGG GTCCATTCACATCACAAGAGGAAGGACCACCGCCCCGCCCCCCTGAAGGTCCCCGAGGGCTTCCACGCGACGTCCGGTAAGATCCCGCGGGAGACCCTGGAGCTGTTTGCCGTTCTCTCCATCGAGACGAGTCACTACGTGTCCTTTGTGAAGTACGGAGCCGAGAAGGGCAGCTGGATGTTCTTCGACAGCATGGCCGACCGGTTCG GGAGTGAAAAGGGCTACAACATCCCGCGAGTGACCCTCTGTCCGGAAGTGGCCACCTACCTGGCGGCCCCCCTCAGCGACCTCACCAACCACAACCCGCGGGACATGAAGGGCGTGGCCAAGCGGCTCTTCTGTGACGCCTACATGTACATGTACCAGAGCAAACGGATGGCGCTCTACAAGTGA